The Candidatus Hydrogenedentota bacterium genome includes a region encoding these proteins:
- the smpB gene encoding SsrA-binding protein SmpB, with protein MGEKVVTVNRRAHHDYHILDRIEAGIELRGTEVKSLRNGHITLKDGYGDVENGQIYLVGVHINPYEQGNIHNHDPERRRRLLLHKREILRLAVRVEEKGLTLIPLRVYFKNGLAKVEIGLCQGKHSVDKRDSIREREVKRELNRALKRTPKTHEKPAS; from the coding sequence GCATCACGATTATCATATCCTTGATCGCATCGAGGCCGGCATCGAATTGCGGGGCACGGAAGTCAAGTCGCTGCGCAACGGGCATATTACGCTCAAGGACGGTTACGGCGACGTGGAAAACGGCCAGATTTACTTGGTCGGCGTGCATATCAATCCCTATGAACAAGGCAATATTCACAACCACGATCCGGAACGGCGGCGCCGGCTGTTGTTGCACAAACGCGAGATCCTGCGGCTGGCGGTCCGTGTCGAGGAAAAAGGCCTGACACTTATCCCCCTGCGGGTCTATTTCAAAAACGGCCTCGCCAAAGTCGAAATCGGCCTTTGCCAAGGAAAACATTCCGTGGACAAACGCGACTCGATACGCGAACGTGAAGTAAAACGGGAACTCAACCGTGCCCTGAAACGGACCCCCAAGACGCACGAAAAGCCCGCCTCCTGA